From Thiomicrospira sp. XS5, one genomic window encodes:
- a CDS encoding DHH family phosphoesterase, with the protein MSKTNQTHAKQPQILERSPNPDIQQAALSLGLTPLQAKLVANRLSSTDFPDDNTVETVQKIVFPKLQYLQHPNELKNADQAARLIADAIESNGKIVLATDYDTDGVTSAWVATRALIDFFGVDPQRIEHIIGERSEGYGINEDVVNRILAIQEPIDLVISADQGSSDEPRIRQLADAGIPVCVTDHHQMTVAGAPASAACTVNPQQDGCDYDKTVAGCFVIFLVMGQTRSELIRRGRLPKDSPSLKALAPNIALGTVADSVSLKSLNNRAIVQSGLGVINQLQHPTWQALHQMNDNQGQPLNAEYLGFQVATRINAASRVSDVTTAFKFLNASNLPEAARHLDQLDQDNQDRRQQQEAMLAQAREQAKQLYHDRKFTLSIQMQGNAGIQGIIASRIGEEYGVPTIAMTDLKDGNLAGSGRGIVANIDLREAFQWMADSHEGLFHSMGGHKGAAGCMIPIEKFDVFSELFEEAIRQQLNDEVPVPLIETDGRLEDWQLTPALIQELNQLEPYGREWPKPLFYGEFRLLEARHVGQTKTHLSVKLQTQTGQVLSGIQFNAKPSADAPDRFFGNEHVRCVYQPSLNTFYGRTNLQLKIVTLQPA; encoded by the coding sequence ATGTCAAAAACGAATCAAACGCACGCCAAACAGCCGCAAATTCTCGAACGCTCACCGAACCCGGATATCCAGCAAGCCGCCCTTTCGCTGGGCCTGACTCCGCTGCAAGCCAAACTGGTGGCCAACCGCTTATCCTCAACGGATTTTCCCGATGATAACACGGTCGAAACGGTGCAAAAAATCGTTTTTCCCAAACTGCAATACCTTCAACACCCCAATGAACTGAAAAATGCCGATCAGGCCGCTCGATTGATTGCCGATGCCATCGAATCCAACGGTAAAATCGTACTCGCCACCGATTACGATACCGATGGCGTTACCTCGGCTTGGGTGGCGACGCGTGCGCTGATCGATTTTTTCGGTGTTGACCCGCAACGCATTGAACACATTATCGGTGAACGCAGCGAAGGCTACGGCATCAATGAGGATGTGGTTAACCGCATTCTCGCGATACAAGAGCCCATCGACCTGGTGATTTCCGCCGACCAGGGTTCCAGCGACGAACCCCGTATTCGGCAACTGGCCGACGCCGGCATTCCGGTGTGCGTGACCGACCATCACCAAATGACGGTGGCCGGTGCACCAGCCAGTGCGGCTTGTACCGTCAATCCGCAACAGGATGGTTGTGATTACGATAAAACCGTGGCGGGCTGTTTCGTGATTTTCTTGGTCATGGGCCAGACGCGCAGTGAATTGATTCGACGCGGGCGCTTACCGAAAGACAGTCCGAGCTTAAAAGCTCTGGCCCCCAATATCGCACTGGGCACCGTCGCCGACAGCGTCAGTTTGAAAAGCCTGAACAACCGAGCCATCGTGCAATCCGGCCTGGGCGTTATCAACCAGTTACAGCATCCGACCTGGCAAGCCTTGCATCAAATGAACGACAATCAAGGTCAGCCTTTAAATGCCGAATACTTGGGCTTTCAGGTCGCGACGCGCATTAATGCCGCCAGCCGGGTCAGCGATGTGACCACTGCGTTCAAATTTTTAAACGCCAGCAACTTACCGGAAGCCGCCCGTCACCTGGATCAGCTCGACCAGGACAATCAGGACCGCCGCCAACAACAGGAAGCCATGCTCGCGCAAGCACGCGAACAGGCCAAACAGCTCTACCACGACCGTAAATTCACGCTGAGCATTCAAATGCAGGGCAATGCCGGTATCCAGGGAATTATCGCCTCACGAATCGGTGAAGAATATGGCGTACCAACGATTGCCATGACCGACTTAAAAGACGGCAACCTCGCCGGCAGCGGTCGCGGTATTGTGGCCAATATTGATTTACGCGAAGCCTTTCAGTGGATGGCCGACAGCCATGAAGGCCTTTTCCATTCAATGGGCGGTCACAAAGGCGCGGCCGGCTGCATGATTCCGATTGAAAAATTCGATGTGTTTTCCGAGCTGTTTGAAGAAGCCATTCGTCAGCAACTCAACGATGAAGTCCCCGTTCCGCTGATTGAAACCGACGGACGCTTGGAAGACTGGCAACTCACCCCGGCCCTGATTCAGGAGTTGAACCAGCTCGAACCTTATGGCAGAGAATGGCCCAAGCCATTGTTTTACGGTGAATTTCGATTATTGGAAGCGCGTCATGTCGGCCAGACCAAAACCCATCTATCGGTCAAGCTGCAAACGCAAACCGGTCAGGTATTATCCGGCATCCAATTCAATGCCAAACCCTCGGCCGACGCGCCGGATCGCTTTTTTGGCAATGAACATGTCCGCTGTGTTTATCAGCCCAGTTTAAATACTTTTTATGGTCGGACCAACTTACAGTTAAAAATCGTCACTCTGCAACCGGCCTAA
- a CDS encoding cell division protein ZipA C-terminal FtsZ-binding domain-containing protein codes for MNELQQVLLIFAIIVIAGLYILQKIKAKRNSSAQNPEAPAEQPNRDSAEKALNELGEAHIPLSQQTQHRLHMDDEEEVVPDSQLGLSFGQEFEKPKPTPPAADVEETAETEERKPRHVVLEAEDIHPVGGVEEGASPVGDDDYKPSFGIPEGGVNTPETEVETELKDPQVFAIIVMGTDDFLWPKVNQTLQGVGLVPSEQGIFVKKDSMGNEIIRVANLMEPGTFPLDQPTNSELKTAGVVLILELPTTVKAPAVMHDMIMMSRKISQRLNGRLYDAERHLLKESDLQAMRDAAVAYESAAI; via the coding sequence ATGAACGAATTGCAACAAGTGTTACTGATATTTGCAATTATTGTCATTGCCGGGCTTTATATCCTTCAAAAGATCAAGGCAAAGCGCAATTCATCAGCACAGAACCCCGAAGCCCCAGCCGAGCAACCGAACCGTGATTCGGCGGAAAAAGCCTTAAACGAATTGGGCGAAGCACACATTCCGTTATCGCAGCAAACCCAACACCGTTTGCACATGGATGACGAAGAAGAAGTCGTTCCGGATTCCCAGTTAGGATTATCCTTTGGGCAAGAGTTTGAGAAACCCAAACCGACCCCTCCGGCCGCAGACGTTGAAGAAACCGCGGAAACCGAAGAACGTAAACCGCGCCATGTCGTCTTGGAAGCGGAAGACATTCACCCGGTCGGCGGTGTGGAAGAAGGGGCCTCGCCGGTTGGCGACGATGATTACAAGCCCAGTTTCGGCATTCCGGAAGGCGGCGTGAATACGCCGGAAACCGAAGTGGAAACCGAGCTGAAAGACCCTCAGGTTTTCGCCATTATCGTGATGGGAACCGATGATTTCCTCTGGCCGAAAGTGAACCAAACTTTGCAGGGCGTGGGGTTGGTGCCTTCCGAACAAGGAATCTTCGTGAAAAAAGACTCCATGGGCAATGAGATTATTCGTGTCGCTAACTTGATGGAACCGGGAACCTTCCCACTGGATCAACCCACTAACAGTGAATTGAAAACCGCTGGCGTGGTGCTGATTCTGGAATTGCCGACCACCGTTAAAGCACCGGCGGTCATGCATGACATGATTATGATGTCGCGCAAAATTTCCCAACGCCTGAACGGGCGTTTATACGACGCCGAGCGCCATCTTTTGAAAGAGTCTGACCTGCAAGCCATGCGCGATGCAGCGGTGGCCTATGAGTCGGCGGCCATCTAA
- the dksA gene encoding RNA polymerase-binding protein DksA: MELSHDFIENYPLYEPKPGEEYMSPEMLEHFKNKLQAWKEQLIWEASNTVNHLKSDSSTPADPSDRASQEEEFALELRTRDRERKLISKIDKSLRDIEDGEYGFCQMSGEPIGLARMEARPTATLTVEMKTKQEMREKQGIA; the protein is encoded by the coding sequence ATGGAACTTTCACATGATTTTATCGAAAACTACCCTCTGTACGAGCCTAAACCAGGCGAAGAGTATATGAGCCCTGAAATGCTTGAGCATTTCAAAAACAAATTACAGGCTTGGAAAGAGCAATTGATTTGGGAAGCCAGCAATACGGTAAACCATTTGAAATCCGACTCCTCAACACCGGCCGATCCGAGTGACCGCGCTTCACAAGAAGAAGAGTTCGCACTGGAACTCAGAACACGAGACCGTGAACGCAAGCTGATTTCCAAAATCGACAAGTCACTGAGAGACATCGAAGACGGTGAATACGGTTTCTGCCAGATGAGCGGTGAGCCGATCGGTTTGGCGAGAATGGAAGCTCGACCAACCGCTACCTTGACTGTCGAAATGAAGACCAAACAGGAAATGCGCGAAAAACAAGGCATTGCCTAA
- the ligA gene encoding NAD-dependent DNA ligase LigA, translated as MSERQHYLDLVETLNKHSYQYYVLDDPLISDPQYDEMYQELLTLEAEHPDWVVKESPSQRVGDQPLTEFKTVRHALAMYSLDNAFSDEDLAAFMKRIQEKEPGLAEIDFSAEPKMDGLAINIRYENGELVQATTRGDGQVGEDVTHNIRTIQSIPLKLFGQAWPEVVEVRGEVFMSKQAFDKLNAYQQSIDGKVFANPRNAAAGSLRQLDAKIVAKRQLSFYLYGWGEISDGWPVPERYSDMIDQLVEWGLPSNPNSEVVHNLDGMLAYYEKLLRLREALPYEIDGIVYKVNRIALQQHLGFTARFPRWAIARKFPAQEVWTQLLDIEVQVGRTGAITPVARLEPVSVGGVTVSNATLHNMDEIRRKDVRIGDTVIVRRAGDVIPEVVGPVLAQRPDDTRLFEMPSHCPECGSDVVKEIDKAAYRCTGGLVCPAQRKRSLYHFVSRKAMDIQGLGDKLIDQLVDIGWVKHPDDFYHLTVEQLASLERMGEKSAQNVVDGIQASRETTLAKFIYSLGIPEVGEVTARNLANYFKDLPSIQQATLEAFVEVDDVGEVVAEHLVNFFKEPHNEEVIQGLLDAGMHWPAPQAAEIPSDSPFDGKVVVLTGTLVEMSRPEAKDWLESLGAKVTGSVSAKTDYVVAGEKAGSKLTKAESLGVAVLSEPEWLEMMPPRG; from the coding sequence ATGTCCGAACGCCAACATTACCTCGACCTGGTTGAAACCCTCAACAAGCACAGCTATCAATATTACGTTCTTGACGACCCGCTGATCAGCGACCCGCAATACGACGAGATGTACCAAGAACTCTTGACGTTGGAAGCCGAGCACCCGGATTGGGTGGTCAAGGAATCGCCCAGCCAACGCGTGGGCGATCAGCCGTTAACCGAATTCAAAACCGTCCGTCACGCCTTGGCCATGTATTCTTTGGACAATGCTTTTAGTGATGAAGATCTCGCCGCGTTTATGAAGCGCATTCAGGAAAAAGAGCCAGGCCTGGCGGAAATCGACTTTTCCGCCGAACCGAAAATGGACGGCTTAGCCATCAATATCCGTTACGAAAACGGCGAACTGGTGCAAGCCACGACCCGTGGTGACGGCCAGGTCGGTGAAGACGTCACCCACAATATCCGCACCATTCAATCCATTCCGTTGAAGCTTTTTGGCCAGGCTTGGCCGGAAGTGGTGGAAGTGCGTGGCGAAGTGTTTATGTCCAAACAGGCATTTGACAAACTGAATGCCTATCAGCAATCCATCGACGGTAAAGTGTTTGCCAACCCGCGAAATGCCGCCGCCGGCTCCTTGCGACAACTGGATGCCAAAATCGTTGCCAAGCGTCAATTGAGTTTTTACCTCTATGGCTGGGGCGAAATCAGCGATGGCTGGCCGGTGCCGGAACGTTATTCGGACATGATCGATCAACTGGTGGAATGGGGCTTGCCATCCAACCCGAATTCCGAAGTGGTTCACAACCTCGATGGGATGTTGGCCTACTATGAAAAACTGTTGCGTCTGCGCGAAGCGTTGCCGTATGAAATCGATGGCATCGTTTACAAAGTCAATCGCATTGCTTTGCAACAGCATCTCGGATTTACCGCGCGTTTTCCGCGTTGGGCCATTGCGCGCAAATTCCCGGCCCAGGAAGTCTGGACCCAACTGTTGGACATTGAAGTGCAAGTGGGGCGCACCGGCGCGATTACGCCGGTAGCACGCCTGGAACCGGTTTCTGTCGGCGGCGTGACCGTTTCCAACGCCACCTTACATAATATGGACGAAATTCGCCGCAAAGACGTTCGCATCGGCGATACGGTCATTGTGCGCCGAGCCGGCGATGTGATTCCGGAAGTGGTGGGGCCTGTGTTGGCACAACGTCCGGACGATACCCGTTTGTTTGAAATGCCGAGCCATTGTCCGGAATGCGGTTCCGATGTGGTCAAGGAAATCGACAAAGCCGCGTACCGTTGCACGGGCGGTTTGGTCTGTCCGGCACAACGCAAACGTTCCCTGTATCATTTCGTATCGCGTAAAGCCATGGATATTCAGGGCTTAGGTGATAAACTGATTGACCAGCTGGTGGATATTGGCTGGGTGAAACACCCGGACGATTTTTACCATTTAACGGTCGAACAACTGGCCAGCCTGGAGCGCATGGGTGAAAAATCGGCGCAGAATGTCGTAGACGGCATCCAGGCATCGCGAGAAACCACTTTAGCCAAGTTTATTTACAGCTTGGGCATTCCGGAAGTCGGTGAAGTCACCGCGCGGAATTTAGCGAATTACTTCAAAGACTTGCCCAGCATTCAACAGGCGACGCTTGAAGCGTTTGTTGAAGTGGACGATGTGGGGGAAGTTGTGGCCGAACACCTGGTGAACTTTTTTAAAGAACCGCATAATGAAGAAGTGATTCAAGGTTTGCTGGATGCGGGCATGCATTGGCCGGCACCCCAAGCCGCCGAGATTCCGAGCGATTCACCGTTTGACGGTAAGGTCGTGGTGTTGACGGGCACCTTAGTTGAAATGAGCCGTCCAGAAGCCAAAGATTGGCTGGAATCGCTCGGGGCGAAAGTCACCGGCAGTGTGTCTGCGAAAACCGATTATGTGGTGGCCGGCGAGAAGGCGGGTTCGAAATTGACCAAAGCCGAGTCGTTAGGAGTGGCGGTATTGAGTGAACCCGAATGGCTGGAAATGATGCCGCCGCGCGGGTAA
- the yjgA gene encoding ribosome biogenesis factor YjgA: MVRPRNVNRAKAKKEIPDWEQEEFESRTDIKKAAQAVTDLGVQLTELPDSALKSIELPDDVLKAVMQLKEMKNGPAVKRQKLFLGKLLRKNEPLIVHIKQRLFEIEQKSKQQAAHFHRLEKWRDRLVAEGDEALNAFMAEYTHADRSQLRQWIRNAQKEAEQNKPPKAYRAIFQYLKGLEW, translated from the coding sequence ATGGTTAGACCTCGTAATGTCAACCGAGCCAAAGCGAAGAAAGAAATTCCGGACTGGGAACAGGAAGAATTTGAAAGCCGGACGGACATCAAAAAAGCCGCTCAGGCGGTGACGGACCTGGGCGTACAGCTGACCGAGCTGCCGGATTCGGCCTTAAAATCCATAGAGCTGCCGGACGACGTTTTAAAAGCCGTCATGCAGCTTAAGGAAATGAAAAATGGCCCGGCGGTGAAACGTCAGAAACTGTTTCTCGGTAAATTGTTGCGTAAGAATGAGCCGCTGATTGTACACATCAAGCAACGACTGTTTGAAATCGAACAAAAATCCAAACAACAGGCCGCGCACTTTCATCGTTTGGAAAAATGGCGTGATCGTTTGGTGGCGGAAGGCGATGAGGCTTTGAATGCGTTTATGGCCGAATACACTCATGCGGACCGCTCTCAATTACGTCAATGGATTCGTAACGCCCAAAAAGAAGCCGAGCAGAATAAACCGCCGAAAGCCTATCGAGCGATTTTTCAGTATTTGAAAGGCTTGGAGTGGTAA
- a CDS encoding YqiA/YcfP family alpha/beta fold hydrolase: protein MILYLHGFLSSGNSHKGQWVKQAFEAEGIEVLTPTYPISSPQASVEAIDAIVQNTLLKSDQAWCVFGSSMGGFYGRYIAQRYGVPIGMINPALTPKPILGAYLGEHDNPATGEHFCLDETYLQALEPFHTQVDVNQPSLLLLDKDDEVIPYQWAYEAYNGVGEVCVFDGGNHAFQHLDQAWPKMKQFVEQYATRKG from the coding sequence ATGATTCTGTATTTACATGGTTTTTTAAGCTCGGGGAACAGTCATAAAGGCCAATGGGTCAAACAGGCGTTCGAAGCCGAAGGTATTGAGGTGCTGACGCCGACCTATCCTATTTCATCACCGCAGGCCTCGGTTGAGGCCATAGACGCCATTGTCCAGAATACTTTATTGAAAAGTGACCAGGCCTGGTGTGTTTTCGGATCTTCCATGGGGGGCTTTTACGGGCGCTATATTGCACAACGCTATGGTGTGCCGATCGGCATGATTAACCCCGCGCTGACACCGAAACCGATTCTGGGCGCGTACCTTGGTGAGCACGATAATCCGGCCACGGGTGAGCATTTTTGTTTGGATGAGACTTATCTGCAAGCGTTGGAGCCATTTCATACCCAAGTCGACGTCAATCAACCGTCATTGCTGCTATTGGATAAAGACGATGAAGTGATCCCGTATCAATGGGCGTATGAGGCTTATAACGGCGTGGGAGAGGTCTGTGTGTTTGATGGCGGAAATCATGCCTTTCAGCATCTTGACCAGGCCTGGCCGAAAATGAAACAGTTTGTGGAACAGTATGCGACTCGAAAGGGGTGA
- a CDS encoding DUF3817 domain-containing protein has product MKLRYLKWMAVLEAISLLTLLFVAMPLKYHFGYPEAVRLVGPIHGALFMAFNIVLFAYALKGVVTEMQAFKGFIASFLPFGTFVYKATTLKYVAEQQAE; this is encoded by the coding sequence ATGAAACTGCGTTACTTGAAATGGATGGCGGTCTTGGAGGCCATCTCTCTGTTAACTTTACTGTTTGTCGCCATGCCGCTGAAATATCATTTCGGCTACCCGGAAGCGGTGCGCCTGGTCGGCCCGATTCACGGCGCCTTATTCATGGCCTTCAATATCGTGTTGTTTGCTTACGCTTTAAAAGGCGTTGTGACGGAAATGCAGGCGTTCAAAGGCTTTATCGCATCGTTTCTGCCGTTCGGCACCTTTGTTTACAAGGCCACCACCTTAAAATACGTCGCCGAACAACAAGCCGAATAG
- a CDS encoding bifunctional aminoglycoside phosphotransferase/ATP-binding protein, translating into MNLTFFIDELSRADVYPHPTEVITTIETHISIVFLTGDYAYKLKKPVDFGFLDFSQLADRQRYCQLEIQLNQRSAPELYLAICPLYLQNGHLQFEPNGEPVEYLIKMKQFDPNRVLGRYLKENTLNETQVQQLSERIAQFHETAEATIEQDDFGHPDNLIHPMLENFPPLLKSFTHPDQQYRLKQLADWTRFTQKTLFDHLLKRKADGFIRACHGDMHLDNITLLEDTPTLFDGIEFNEQFRWIDVMNDLAFLMIDLDNRHKTVLKRKLLSQYLSLTGDYNGLKFLRFYQVYRSMVRSKITALRYHQLPKDSLEAQQHFDLALQYLKQAEDDAYALPNPKLIVTVGVSGSGKSHYAHALLDHLDAIIISSDVERKRLYGIEPTHRVSEAEKARLYAPEMSRQTYQRLQELAETLLSEGYSVIVDATFLKAEHRQPFADLAQQLGCSFHQLYIEPYKQLERIHDNLTQRATLNTSPSDADQAVMQRQLNAFEAPLEDDVTLTVSPGSNFDEESLKNWLNSPL; encoded by the coding sequence GTGAATTTAACGTTTTTTATTGATGAACTGTCTCGTGCCGATGTCTACCCGCACCCGACTGAAGTCATCACCACGATTGAAACCCATATCTCCATCGTTTTTCTAACCGGCGACTATGCCTATAAACTCAAAAAGCCCGTCGATTTCGGTTTTTTGGATTTCTCACAGCTGGCTGACCGCCAACGTTATTGCCAACTGGAAATTCAACTCAACCAGCGCAGTGCCCCGGAGCTGTATCTGGCCATCTGCCCACTGTACCTCCAGAACGGCCATTTACAGTTCGAACCGAACGGTGAGCCCGTCGAATACCTCATTAAAATGAAGCAGTTCGACCCGAACCGGGTCTTGGGGCGTTATTTAAAAGAAAACACCCTGAACGAGACTCAGGTTCAGCAACTATCGGAACGCATTGCCCAGTTTCACGAAACCGCCGAAGCCACCATTGAACAAGACGATTTTGGCCACCCGGATAATCTGATCCACCCGATGTTGGAAAACTTTCCGCCTCTGCTGAAAAGCTTCACCCATCCGGACCAGCAGTACCGACTCAAACAATTGGCGGACTGGACACGCTTCACCCAAAAAACATTGTTCGACCACTTACTCAAACGCAAAGCCGATGGCTTTATCCGTGCCTGTCACGGCGACATGCACCTCGATAACATTACCTTATTGGAAGACACCCCAACCCTATTCGACGGCATTGAGTTCAATGAACAGTTTCGCTGGATTGATGTAATGAACGATCTGGCGTTTTTAATGATTGACCTCGACAATCGCCATAAAACGGTATTGAAACGCAAATTACTCAGCCAATATCTGAGTTTAACCGGTGACTATAATGGATTGAAATTCTTGCGTTTCTACCAAGTTTATCGTTCCATGGTGCGCTCCAAAATCACCGCGTTACGATACCACCAATTGCCAAAGGATTCGCTTGAGGCACAGCAACATTTCGACTTGGCGCTGCAATATTTGAAACAAGCCGAAGACGATGCCTATGCCCTGCCTAACCCGAAGTTGATTGTAACGGTGGGCGTTTCCGGTTCCGGCAAATCGCACTACGCTCATGCCCTCCTCGACCACTTGGACGCCATTATCATCAGTTCCGATGTCGAGCGGAAGCGCCTGTATGGCATTGAACCGACACACCGGGTTTCCGAGGCGGAAAAAGCACGCCTTTACGCACCGGAAATGAGCCGACAAACCTATCAACGCCTTCAAGAATTAGCGGAAACGCTTTTGAGCGAAGGTTACAGCGTGATCGTTGACGCCACTTTTTTAAAAGCCGAACACCGCCAACCGTTTGCCGACCTGGCACAACAACTCGGCTGTTCATTCCACCAGCTTTACATTGAGCCCTACAAACAACTTGAACGCATTCACGATAATTTGACTCAGCGTGCGACCTTAAACACCAGCCCTTCCGATGCCGACCAGGCCGTGATGCAACGCCAGCTGAACGCCTTTGAAGCGCCACTTGAAGATGATGTTACTCTGACCGTTTCACCGGGTAGCAATTTTGACGAAGAATCGCTCAAGAATTGGCTTAACTCGCCGCTATAA
- a CDS encoding FGGY-family carbohydrate kinase, translating to MSQTKPTPELWLGIDIGTSGIRGVIIEAFTASDPLPSPLTLATVSMPLPERDGPVSEQAADRWIQALNQLLDALAQSGYLPRVTRMALDATSSTVLLGNRHGEAWTPALMYDDKRALEEAERIRQTAPADTAAHGASSTLAKVMWLEHHCLNESQYDEAIIFHQLDWVNFYLTGRYNLTDENNALKLGYDPIRQAWPNWLKTLTKRPLPEVVPPGTPIGGIAPSLAKTYGFHPDLTVYSGTTDSIAAFLASGANQIGDAVSSLGSTIALKLLSDTPIFAPEYGIYSHRLWNQWLVGGASNAGGAVLLKYFSLETLKSLIPRVNVQESTGLNYYPLATPGERFPISNPNLPPKLEPRPDSDERFLQGLLEGLVEIEALGYERLETLGAPKATRIFTTGGGIQNSAWMALRMQRLNSEIIPMDNADAALGVTRLLQQAPH from the coding sequence ATGTCACAAACAAAACCGACCCCGGAATTATGGCTGGGCATCGACATTGGCACCTCGGGAATCCGCGGCGTCATTATTGAAGCATTCACCGCTTCAGACCCGTTGCCAAGCCCTCTCACCCTAGCCACCGTTTCCATGCCGTTGCCGGAACGGGATGGCCCCGTCAGCGAACAAGCTGCCGACCGTTGGATTCAGGCCCTCAATCAATTGCTTGACGCCTTAGCCCAAAGCGGTTATCTCCCACGCGTGACCCGCATGGCATTGGATGCCACCTCGTCAACAGTCTTGCTCGGTAATCGACATGGCGAAGCCTGGACGCCGGCCTTGATGTACGATGACAAACGCGCGCTCGAAGAAGCGGAACGGATTCGCCAGACGGCACCGGCGGATACGGCGGCGCATGGCGCGTCCAGCACCCTGGCCAAAGTCATGTGGCTGGAACATCATTGTTTGAATGAAAGCCAATATGATGAAGCGATCATTTTTCATCAACTGGATTGGGTCAACTTCTACTTAACCGGTCGTTATAACTTGACGGACGAAAACAATGCTTTAAAGCTCGGTTATGACCCGATTCGCCAGGCCTGGCCAAATTGGTTAAAAACATTAACCAAACGGCCACTCCCTGAAGTGGTTCCACCCGGCACACCGATTGGCGGTATTGCACCGTCTCTGGCCAAAACGTACGGTTTTCACCCCGACTTAACCGTGTACAGCGGCACCACCGACAGCATCGCGGCCTTCCTAGCGTCCGGCGCCAACCAAATCGGCGATGCGGTCAGCTCATTAGGGTCGACCATTGCCCTGAAACTGCTGTCGGATACGCCTATCTTTGCGCCGGAATACGGTATTTACAGTCACCGTTTATGGAATCAATGGCTGGTGGGCGGCGCTTCCAATGCCGGAGGCGCCGTGTTGTTGAAATATTTTTCACTGGAAACGCTGAAATCACTCATCCCGCGTGTGAATGTCCAAGAATCTACCGGGTTAAACTATTACCCATTGGCGACGCCTGGCGAGCGTTTCCCGATCAGCAATCCGAATTTACCACCGAAACTGGAACCCCGACCGGATTCGGACGAACGGTTTCTGCAAGGTTTATTGGAAGGCTTAGTTGAAATTGAAGCGTTGGGGTATGAACGATTAGAGACACTCGGGGCCCCGAAAGCGACGCGTATTTTCACCACAGGCGGTGGCATTCAAAATTCGGCGTGGATGGCGTTGCGAATGCAACGTTTGAACAGTGAGATTATTCCGATGGACAACGCCGATGCCGCCCTGGGCGTTACCCGCTTATTACAGCAGGCGCCCCACTGA
- a CDS encoding HAD family hydrolase — MAELQALLFDVDGTLADTERDGHRVAFNMAFEEAGLDWHWDEALYGDLLAVTGGKERIRYYLDKFNTDFKKPENFDDFVKGLHAAKTKFYTQLLSEGKIPLRTGVERLIQEARDAGMRMAVVTTTTPANVTALLTNTLGEDSESWFEVIAAGDIVPAKKPAPDIYHWALEQMSLTPEEAIAFEDSSNGILSSSAANVRTIVTINEYTKDDDFSAAHLVLDHMGEPDDAFEVLSGDAKGHRHLNLDLVKALADA, encoded by the coding sequence ATGGCAGAGTTACAAGCATTGTTGTTTGATGTGGATGGAACCCTTGCGGATACAGAGCGCGACGGTCACCGTGTGGCGTTTAATATGGCTTTTGAGGAAGCCGGCTTGGACTGGCATTGGGACGAAGCCCTTTATGGCGATTTATTGGCGGTGACAGGCGGTAAAGAACGCATCCGTTATTATCTGGATAAGTTCAATACCGATTTCAAAAAGCCGGAAAACTTTGACGATTTCGTCAAAGGGTTGCATGCCGCGAAGACCAAGTTCTATACGCAATTGTTGTCCGAAGGCAAAATCCCACTGCGGACCGGTGTGGAGCGCTTGATTCAGGAAGCCAGAGACGCGGGCATGCGTATGGCCGTGGTGACCACCACTACGCCAGCCAACGTGACGGCGCTGTTGACCAATACGTTGGGTGAGGACTCCGAGTCCTGGTTTGAAGTGATTGCGGCCGGGGATATTGTGCCAGCAAAAAAACCGGCTCCGGATATTTACCATTGGGCGCTGGAACAAATGTCGTTGACGCCGGAAGAAGCGATTGCCTTTGAAGATTCTTCAAACGGTATCTTGTCGTCTTCCGCAGCCAATGTGCGCACCATTGTGACGATTAACGAGTACACCAAAGACGACGATTTTTCAGCGGCGCATTTGGTGCTGGATCACATGGGTGAACCGGATGATGCGTTTGAAGTGCTGTCCGGTGATGCCAAAGGCCACCGCCATTTGAACCTGGATTTGGTGAAGGCGCTTGCCGACGCCTGA